ATGTTCTTGGCGTTCTATGTCGTCGCCTCGGTCCTGACCTGGACGATGTACGTGCGGGTGCCTGTCGCGGCTCCGCGTGTGGCGGGTAGAGCCTCCGAGCCGACGCCGACGCGGCTGTGACCGAAGCCGCGCAGCGGGGCAACGCTGAGGCAATTGCGCGGTAACGCGGTCGAAATGTGCGAGCCTTACACACGTGATATGAGTGAGCCAGCCGCGGCGCCGCTCACCGGTTATCGGGTCGCCGTGACGGCAGCGCGCCGCGCGGACGAGTTGTGCGCGTTGCTGCGTCGCCACGGAGCCACGGTGTGCAGCGCCCCAGCGATCAGCATGGTCGCTCTGCCCGACGACGACGAATTGCACCGTCACACCGAGGTTTTGATCGCCAACCCGCCGGATATTCTGATCGCGACCACCGGAATCGGCTTCCGCGGCTGGATTGCTGCCGCCGACGGGTGGGGACTGGCGAGCCAGCTGATTGCGGCGCTGTCGACTTCGCAGATCGTGGCTCGCGGTCCGAAGGCGACCGGTGCGCTACGCGCGGCCGGTTTGCGCGAGGCATGGTCACCGGAATCCGAATCGTCTCGCGACGTACTGCGGTATCTGCTCGAATCCGGCGTTACCGGTCGGCGGATCGCTCTTCAGCTGCACGGCGCCACCGACGAGTGGGACCCGTTTCCCGAGTTCGCCGACGAACTACGCGTCGCCGGTGCCGAAGTGGTGCCGATTCGGGTGTACCGATGGCGGCCGGTGCCGCGCGGCGGCGAGTTCGACCAGCTGGTCATCCAGATCACCCAACGCCAAGTCGATGCGGTCAGCTTCACCTCGGCGCCCGCGGTCGCGGCGACCTTGATGCGTGCCGAGGAACTCGGGGTTCAAGGCCAGTTTCTGGACGCGCTGCGCACCGACGTGCGCGCGATGTGTGTCGGTCCAGTCACCGCGCAACCGCTAACGCGGCTGGGAATTCCGACGTCGTCGCCGGACCGGATGCGGTTAGGCGCGTTGGCTCGCCATATCGCCGATGAACTGCCGCTACTGCGCTCCCGCACGGTGCAGGCCGCCGGCCATGTGATCGAGATCCGCGGCACCTGTGTAGTCGTCGACGGCGAAGTCAGGCCGCTGTCGCGGGCTGGAATGGCGATACTGCGTGCGCTGGCCCAACGTCCGGGCGCGGTCGTGTCCCGCGGCGATCTGCTGCGCGCGCTCCCAGGCAGTGGCACCGACACCCATGCGGTGGATACGGCAGTGCTGCGACTGCGAGCTGCGTTAGGAGACAAAGGAATCGTCGTAACTGTGGTCAAGCGTGGCTATCGGTTGGCAATCGACGAACAGACAGGTGCGGCGTGAACCTCGTCCTGGTCGCTCACGGCACGCGCCGACCGGGCGGCGTCGCTATGATCGGCGACCTCGCCGCACACGTCAGCCGGTTATTGGACCGCACGGTGCACGTCGCGTTCGTCGACGTGCTAGGGCCCACGCCAACCGAAGTGCTTTCCAGCGGCGCGGTGGCTCACCAGCCCACCATCGTGGTGCCAGCGTTCCTCTCCCGCGGCTACCACGTTCGCACCGACCTGCCCGCACACGTGGCAGCCAGCGGGCATCCCCACGTCACCGTCGCTCCGGCGTTAGGGCCCAGCCCGCAGATCGCGAGGCTGGTCGGCGAACAATTGCTCAAAGCTGGCTGGCATCCTGGTGATTCGGTAATCCTGGCCGCGGCCGGCACATCCGATCCGGTGGCTCGCGCCGACCTGCACACCACAGCGACGCTGACCTCGGCGCTGACCGGATCACGCGTCGAGCTGGCGTTCGCGGCCACCGGTGATCCCACCGTGGCCGAGGCGGTCGCCGACGCGCGGCACCGGTCCAGTCGTCCGGTCGCGGTGGCTTCCTACCTCCTGGCCGACGGCATGTTTGCGCACCAGCTCCGAAATTCCGGCGCGGACATGGTGGCCGAACCGCTGGGCACCCATCCGCGGCTGGCGCGTCTGATTGCCAACCACTTCCAGCGGGCTCGCACACCGATTGCCGCCTAAGAGCCCTAGCGGCCCACCTCGACCATTCCGTTGACCAGCCGGGTCCGATACACGGGCACCGCCACCGCCGGATCGTCGAGGCAACGGCCGTCGTCGAGAGCGAATGCCTGCTTGCCGATGGGTGATTGAACCATGGGCCGACCACCTCGATCCCCGACGATGCCCCGTGACAGCACCGCCGCACCGGTGAACGGGTCGATGTTTCCGACCGCGTGCAGGGATCCGTCGTCTAGTCGGAACAACGCCGCCTGAGAGCCGTCTGCCAAGAGCACCCCCACACCCCGGTTGGGCACCAAGTAGTCGTATGAGCAAGCGGCCGTCCAGGTTTCGACAGAGACGGACAGAAGTTCGGTGGTGTCGTCAAGCAGCGTCATGAGATCTCCCTTGCTTTGGCCTTCATGTCCGCACTCGCGGCATACCAATCAGCACCGGATCAGCACGTCCGTCGTTGGGCGGCGCCGGTCTCTTGCGTCCGTTGTATTCGGTGAACGTCACAGTGGGGTCAGGGGCATCGGGGGCGTTGACGAACGAAACAAACCGAGACAGCTTCTCTGGATCCTCCAGCACGCCTTTCCATTCGCACTTGTAATTCGCGACATGCCGTGCGATCGCGGCCTCGAACTCCTCGGCTAGGCCGAGTGAGTCGTTGCACACCACGTCGCGCACGTGATCGAGTCCACCCTCAAGTGATTCGATCCACGGAGCGGTGCGTTGCAGCCGATCTGCGGTACGGATGTAGAACATCAGGAACCGGTCGATGTAGCGGATCAGCGTCTTTTCGTCGAGATCGCTGGCCAGCAACTGCGCATGCCTGGGGGTGAACCCGCCATTTCCGCCGACGTAGAGATTCCAACCCTTTTCGGTGGCGATGACGCCGACGTCCTTGGCTCGCGCTTCGGCACACTCGCGGGCGCACCCCGAGACACCCATCTTGATCTTGTGCGGTGCGCGCAACCCCCGGTATCGCAGCTCCAAGTCGATCGCCAGCTGCACTGAATCCTGTTGCCCGTAACGGCACCAATCGTTGCCCACGCAACTCTTCACGGTGCGCACGGCTTTCCCGTAGGCGTGGCCTGATTCCATGCCCGCGTCGACAAGCCGCTTCCAGATCGCCGGTAGCTGGTCAACTCGCGCGCCGAACATGTCGATGCGCTGGCCACCGGTGATCTTCGTGTAAAGCCCGAATTCCTGTGCTATCTGGCCGATTAGGATCAGGTGTTCAGGTTTGATGTCGCCGCCCGGGACCCGCGGCACCACCGAGTAGCTGCCATTCTTCTGGATGTTGGCCAGGAAGTGATCGTTGGAGTCCTGCAGGGACGCCTGTTCGCCGTCGAGGATGTGCTCCGAACCGGTAGACGCAAGGATCGAGGCCACGGCTGGCTTGCAGATGTCGCAACCCTTTCCGGTGCCGAAACGCTCCAGCAGACCGGAGAACGTGCGAATACCGGTGGCCATGATGATCTCGAACAGTTCTTGGCGCGATTGGCTGAAGTGTTCGCAAAGCGCCTTGGACTGCTGAACACCCTCGGCCTCCAGCAGCTGCTTGAGCATCGGCACGCAGGAACCGCATGAGGTGCCCGCTGAAGTACACGATTTGAGCGCTGGCACGTCGGCACAACCGTTGGCGATCGCCGCGGTCAGGTCGCCCTTGGTGACATTGTTACAAGAGCAGATCTGCGCGCAGTCCGGCAGCGCACCGACACCTAAAACCCCTGCTGCACCGCCGCTTTGGGCCGGCGCGATCAATGCCAGCGGGTCGCCTGGCAGCTCGGAGCCGACCATGGGCCGCAGCACGCCGTAGTTGGACGCGTCCCCCACCAGGATGCCGCCGAGCAGCGTCCTGGCATCGTCGGAGAGCACCAGCTTGGCGTAGGTCTGGTTCACCGCGTCGTTGACGACGACCTCCAGGCAGTTCGGCGTGGTGGCCATCGCGTCGCCGAAGCTGGCCACATCGACGCCGAGCAGCTTGAGCTTGGTGGACATGTCAGCTTCCGGGAATTCGGCCGCGCCGCCGACCAGCTGATCCGCCACCACCTCTGCGCTGGTGTAGCCGGGACCGACTAAGCCGTAGCAACGGCCTTCGATCGCAGCCACCTCGCCGACTGCGTAGATGTCAGGATCGCTTGTCCGGCAAGATAAATCGGTGAGCACGCCGCCGCGCTCGGCGATCGCGAGCCCGCGGCGGCGGCCAGCTCGTCACGCGGCCGGATACCGGCGGCGAAAATCAGTACCCCGGCCTCGATGCTCTGTCCGTCGGACAACCGCACCCGCAGCGACATCGAGCCGTCGCAGTGCGTAATGGGTTCGATTGACTCGGTTTTCACCTCGAGGTGCACCGCGATCCCCAGGTCGGTGATCATCCGGGCCAGCAGGGCGCCGCCGGCCTCGTCGACCTGCTGGGCCATCAGTCGCGGCATCATCTCGATGATGTGG
This Mycobacterium xenopi DNA region includes the following protein-coding sequences:
- the nirD gene encoding nitrite reductase small subunit NirD, producing MTLLDDTTELLSVSVETWTAACSYDYLVPNRGVGVLLADGSQAALFRLDDGSLHAVGNIDPFTGAAVLSRGIVGDRGGRPMVQSPIGKQAFALDDGRCLDDPAVAVPVYRTRLVNGMVEVGR
- a CDS encoding uroporphyrinogen-III synthase, which codes for MSEPAAAPLTGYRVAVTAARRADELCALLRRHGATVCSAPAISMVALPDDDELHRHTEVLIANPPDILIATTGIGFRGWIAAADGWGLASQLIAALSTSQIVARGPKATGALRAAGLREAWSPESESSRDVLRYLLESGVTGRRIALQLHGATDEWDPFPEFADELRVAGAEVVPIRVYRWRPVPRGGEFDQLVIQITQRQVDAVSFTSAPAVAATLMRAEELGVQGQFLDALRTDVRAMCVGPVTAQPLTRLGIPTSSPDRMRLGALARHIADELPLLRSRTVQAAGHVIEIRGTCVVVDGEVRPLSRAGMAILRALAQRPGAVVSRGDLLRALPGSGTDTHAVDTAVLRLRAALGDKGIVVTVVKRGYRLAIDEQTGAA
- a CDS encoding sirohydrochlorin chelatase, with amino-acid sequence MNLVLVAHGTRRPGGVAMIGDLAAHVSRLLDRTVHVAFVDVLGPTPTEVLSSGAVAHQPTIVVPAFLSRGYHVRTDLPAHVAASGHPHVTVAPALGPSPQIARLVGEQLLKAGWHPGDSVILAAAGTSDPVARADLHTTATLTSALTGSRVELAFAATGDPTVAEAVADARHRSSRPVAVASYLLADGMFAHQLRNSGADMVAEPLGTHPRLARLIANHFQRARTPIAA